One region of Trichosurus vulpecula isolate mTriVul1 chromosome 1, mTriVul1.pri, whole genome shotgun sequence genomic DNA includes:
- the LOC118832856 gene encoding uncharacterized protein LOC118832856 isoform X1, translating to MEVLDEFDWEHPLTFTFCELISEEAFERQAVSYTERSLRRLFRSMDRNPALGERVVRKWKQEERERLGLISFLTGRFFQALQGDLNRYNNVGALELQQRLDHLKKKMQKLNTYAQDARQKRRKRGACGLDRSPSTAGSILSRSPGATTISNCSAIPVTYMPRVFGPFPPLSDEQTETLAGPNSEVKLMQLNWTGLSAAPKRMVDLTPLVLNPGGFHSSLLSGSPTHKFQCPGFPWSLGLGSTTNPEGSAPTVRNASVFTPPVLLKFQPVQRPQEDPDSDHENKSLDSPSSAPP from the exons ATGGAGGTCCTGGATGAGTTTGACTGGGAGCACCCGCTGACCTTCACGTTCTGCGAGCTCATCTCGGAGGAAGCCTTTGAGCGGCAGGCCGTGTCGTACACGGAGCGCTCCCTGCGCCGCCTCTTCCGCAGCATGGACCGTAACCCGGCGCTGGGGGAGCGCGTGGTGCGCAAATGGAAGCAGGAGGAGCGCGAGCGGCTCGGCCTCATCTCCTTCCTCACG GGTAGGTTCTTCCAAGCCCTCCAGGGAGACCTCAATCGCTACAATAACGTGGGGGCCTTGGAGCTTCAACAGAGGCTGGATCATCTGAAGAAGAAGATGCAGAAATTAAACACCTATGCCCAAG ATGCAaggcagaagaggaggaagaggggggccTGTGGACTAGATCGTTCCCCTTCCACGGCAGGCAGCATCTTGTCCCGATCCCCAGGTGCTACAACCATTTCCAACTGTTCGGCCATTCCAGTCACATACATGCCCAGAGTCTTtggtcctttccctcctctctccgaCGAGCAG ACAGAGACATTGGCTGGTCCAAACTCTGAAGTGAAGCTCATGCAGCTAAACTGGACAGGACTGTCAGCAGCCCCTAAGAG AATGGTTGATCTGACTCCTTTGGTGCTTAACCCTGGTGGTTTTCATTCTTCTCTACTCTCTGGAAGCCCCACTCACAAGTTTCAATGCCCTGGCTTTCCCTG GTCTCTGGGTCTGGGCTCTACCACCAATCCTGAGGGCTCAGCCCCAACAGTGAGGAATGCTTCTGTCTTCACCCCACCTGTGCTGCTCAAGTTCCAGCCAGTGCAGAGGCCTCAGGAGGATCCAGATAGCGACCATGAGAACAAGAGCTTGGATTCTCCCAGTAGCGCCCCGCCATAA
- the LOC118832856 gene encoding uncharacterized protein LOC118832856 isoform X2, protein MEVLDEFDWEHPLTFTFCELISEEAFERQAVSYTERSLRRLFRSMDRNPALGERVVRKWKQEERERLGLISFLTGRFFQALQGDLNRYNNVGALELQQRLDHLKKKMQKLNTYAQDARQKRRKRGACGLDRSPSTAGSILSRSPGATTISNCSAIPVTYMPRVFGPFPPLSDEQTETLAGPNSEVKLMQLNWTGLSAAPKRSLGLGSTTNPEGSAPTVRNASVFTPPVLLKFQPVQRPQEDPDSDHENKSLDSPSSAPP, encoded by the exons ATGGAGGTCCTGGATGAGTTTGACTGGGAGCACCCGCTGACCTTCACGTTCTGCGAGCTCATCTCGGAGGAAGCCTTTGAGCGGCAGGCCGTGTCGTACACGGAGCGCTCCCTGCGCCGCCTCTTCCGCAGCATGGACCGTAACCCGGCGCTGGGGGAGCGCGTGGTGCGCAAATGGAAGCAGGAGGAGCGCGAGCGGCTCGGCCTCATCTCCTTCCTCACG GGTAGGTTCTTCCAAGCCCTCCAGGGAGACCTCAATCGCTACAATAACGTGGGGGCCTTGGAGCTTCAACAGAGGCTGGATCATCTGAAGAAGAAGATGCAGAAATTAAACACCTATGCCCAAG ATGCAaggcagaagaggaggaagaggggggccTGTGGACTAGATCGTTCCCCTTCCACGGCAGGCAGCATCTTGTCCCGATCCCCAGGTGCTACAACCATTTCCAACTGTTCGGCCATTCCAGTCACATACATGCCCAGAGTCTTtggtcctttccctcctctctccgaCGAGCAG ACAGAGACATTGGCTGGTCCAAACTCTGAAGTGAAGCTCATGCAGCTAAACTGGACAGGACTGTCAGCAGCCCCTAAGAG GTCTCTGGGTCTGGGCTCTACCACCAATCCTGAGGGCTCAGCCCCAACAGTGAGGAATGCTTCTGTCTTCACCCCACCTGTGCTGCTCAAGTTCCAGCCAGTGCAGAGGCCTCAGGAGGATCCAGATAGCGACCATGAGAACAAGAGCTTGGATTCTCCCAGTAGCGCCCCGCCATAA
- the LOC118847630 gene encoding vegetative cell wall protein gp1-like: MKAGRQHALRGSPGRALKLPALKGAGREGGLVPRGIVSLAPRALIGPAPPRGQGLERDWPETRGALLGSRRVGDSGRDSLRGNTGLPGCCGRPSRALSPSTLTFAPAALSPSTLTFAPPSLSPSSLSFAPPSLSTSTLTFGPATFSSLRPAPLSPCYSAQALVPTIVVPAPDSTTASPSSSSVTFAPASLSPSSVTFAPASLSPSSLSFGQSPPVPRPPSPSPVRSPASSLALSPAFSSSGLFGRPSALLSPSFLAAPPLLPSPPPSPRCRRAPSPAQLRPTSPLPPGLLAFFPHPLRTTPALLAPPPSRSAQLPSASQLLQPPPPSSSVSASSPPPSPRPSGPLRPITPCRPRPFSTLPPPLGSAPAPTAPSPLPLAPRPISLLPPPLGPALPLLPPPPPFGPAPPLLPPPPAPRVRPVPSSSAPALAGGPAPRPRPAPGRRPRPSGPPRP; encoded by the exons atgaaggcaggacgCCAGCATGCCCTTCGGGGTTCGCCCGGGCGCGCACTGAAGCT GCCCGCCTTGAAGGGGGCGGGGCGAGAAGGCGGGCTCGTCCCCCGAGGCATTGTCTCGTTGGCGCCCCGCGCTCTGATTGGGCCCGCTCCACCACGTGGGCAGGGACTCGAGCGGGATTGGCCGGAGACCCGAGGGGCACTTCTGGGGTCCCGACGAGTAGGTGATTCAGGCCGTGACAGTCTCCGTGGAAACACAGGGCTCCCTGGCTGCTGTGGGCGCCCAAGCCG CGCTTTGTCCCCGTCTACGCTGACCTTCGCCCCGGCCGCTCTGTCCCCGTCCACGCTGACTTTCGCTCCGCCCTCGCTGTCCCCCTCCTCCCTGTCTTTCGCCCCGCCCTCGCTGTCCACCTCCACGCTGACCTTCGGCCCGGCCACTTTCTCCTCCCTGCGCCCCGCCCCCTTGTCGCCCTGCTACTCGGCGCAGGCCCTGGTCCCCACGATCGTGGTGCCGGCCCCCGACTCCACCACCgccagcccctcctcctcctccgtgACCTTCGCCCCCGCCTCGCTGTCCCCCTCCTCCGTGACCTTCGCCCCCGCCTCGCTGTCCCCGTCCTCGCTGTCCTTCGGGCAGTCCCCGCCCGTCCCCCGGCCGCCCTCGCCATCCCCGGTCCGCTCTCCTGCCTCGTCGCTGGCTCTGTCACCGGCCTTCTCGTCCTCGGGCCTGTTCGGCCGCCCCTCGGCCCTGCTGTCCCCGTCCTTCCTGGCGGCCCCGCCCCTGCTGCCCTCGCCCCCTCCGTCCCCACGCTGCCGCCGGGCCCCGTCACCCGCCCAGCTGCGGCCAACCTcgccgctgcccccggggctgctGGCCTTCTTCCCTCACCCGCTGCGCACTACCCCGGCCCTGCTCGCCCCGCCCCCATCCCGCTCCGCCCAGCTGCCCTCGGCTTCGCAGCTGCTGCAGCCGCCGCCGCCCTCGTCCTCGGTCTCAGCCTCGTCCCCACCGCCCTCGCCCCGGCCCTCGGGACCGCTGCGGCCTATCACCCCCTGCCGGCCTCGCCCCTTCTCCACGCTGCCGCCGCCGCTGGGCTCCGCCCCGGCGCCAACCGCCCCCTCGCCCCTGCCACTGGCACCCCGACCTATCTCGCTGCTGCCCCCGCCCCTGGGGCCGGCCCTACCCCTactgcccccgcccccgcccttcggccccgcccctccccttctccctccgcCTCCCGCCCCCCGGGTCCGCCCCGTGCCCTCCTCCTCCGCCCCGGCCCTGGCCGGCGGCCCCGCCCCCCGGCCCCGCCCCGCTCCTGGGCGTAGGCCCCGCCCCTCGGGCCCGCCCCGTCCCTGA